In Platichthys flesus chromosome 21, fPlaFle2.1, whole genome shotgun sequence, the following are encoded in one genomic region:
- the arhgef4 gene encoding rho guanine nucleotide exchange factor 4 isoform X3, with translation MGVQHGSSRTQLISDGSVVYAEALWDHVTMDDQELGFKAGDVIEVVDATNKEWWWGRIMDSEGWFPASFVRLRVNQDEPMEEYLADLEEVHTGEKDQAGLGLLLGPGLPCKEQMRTNVINEIMSTERDYIKHLKDICEGHIKQCRKRTDMFNEEQLRAIFGNIEEIYRFQRKFLKGLEKKFNKEQPHLSEIGCCFLEHQTDFQIYSEYCNNHPNACIQLCKLMKVNKYVFFFEACRLLQKMIDISLDGFLLTPVQKICKYPLQLAELLKYTNPQHRDYQDVEAALNAMKNVARLINERKRRLENIDKIAHWQSSIEDWEGEDILSRSSDLIFSGELTKLSQPQVKSQQRMFFLFDHQMVFCKKDLLRRDMLYYKGRMDMDNMEVMDVEDGKEKDFNISVKNALKLRSVDGDEVHLLCAKKPEQKQRWLRAFADERRQVQHDRDTGFSLTEVQKKQAMLNACKSHPAGKPKAVTRPYYDFLLRQKHPSLPTALPQQQVFMLAEPKRKASTFWHNIGRLTPFKK, from the exons ATGGGTGTCCAGcatggcagcagcagaacacag ctgatcAGTGATGGCAGTGTGGTGTATGCTGAGGCACTCTGGGACCATGTCACCATGGACGACCAGGAGCTTGGCTTCAAGGCCGGTGATGTCATCGAAGTAGTGGATGCCACTAACAAGGAGTGGTGGTGGGGCCGCATCATGGACAGCGAAGGCTGGTTTCCTGCAAGCTTTGTGCGG TTGCGTGTGAATCAGGACGAGCCGATGGAGGAGTATCTGGCCGACCTGGAGGAGGTGCACACCGGTGAGAAGGACCAGGCGGGTCTGGGCCTGTTATTGGGACCTGGTTTACCCTGCAAAGAGCAGATGAGGACCAACGTTATCAATGAGATaatgagcacagagagagactaCATCAAGCACCTGAAAGACATCTGTGAG ggTCACATCAAACAGTGCCGTAAGAGAACAGACATGTTCAATGAGGAGCAGCTTCGAGCCATCTTTGGCAATATTGAAGAGATCTACCGATTCCAGAGGAAGTTCTTGAAAGGCCTGGAGAAGAAGTTCAACAAGGAGCAGCCGCACCTCAGCGAGATTGGCTGCTGCTTCCTTGAACAT CAAACAGATTTCCAGATCTATTCGGAGTATTGTAACAACCACCCCAACGCCTGTATCCAGCTCTGTAAGTTGATGAAAGTCAACAAGTACGTATTCTTCTTTGAAGCCTGTCGACTACTCCAGAAGATGATTGACATTTCCTTGGATGGCTTCCTGCTCACCCCGGTTCAGAAGATCTGCAAGTACCCACTCCAGCTGGCCGAGCTGCTCAAATACACCAACCCACAGCACAG AGACTACCAAGATGTGGAGGCAGCCTTGAACGCCATGAAGAACGTGGCAAGGCTGATCAATGAGAGGAAGCGGCGCCTTGAGAATATTGACAAGATCGCCCATTGGCAGAGCTCCATAGAGGACTGGGAG GGTGAAGACATCCTCAGTAGAAGCTCTGATCTGATCTTTTCAGGGGAGTTGACCAAGCTGTCTCAGCCTCAGGTCAAGAGTCAACAGagaatgtttttcctttttgaccATCAGATGGTGTTCTGCAAAAAG GACCTCCTACGGCGGGACATGCTATACTACAAGGGTCGGATGGACATGGACAACATGGAGGTGATGGATGTGGAGGACGGCAAGGAGAAAGACTTTAACATCAGTGTGAAGAACGCCCTGAAGCTGCGATCAGTGGATGGTGATGAGGTCCACCTCCTCTGTGCCAAGAAGCCTGAACAGAAACAACGCTGGCTCCGAGCCTTTGCCGATGAGAGGAGGCAGGTTCAGCATGACCGTGATACAG gcTTCTCTCTCACAGAGGTCCAGAAGAAACAGGCCATGTTGAATGCCTGTAAAAGCCATCCAGCTGGGAAACCCAAAG CGGTGACCAGACCCTACTATGACTTCCTTCTGCGACAGAaacacccctccctccccacaGCTTTGCCCCAGCAGCAAGTTTTCATGTTGGCTGAGCCCAAGCGCAAAGCCTCCACCTTTTGGCACAACATCGGGAGATTAACACCCTTCAAGAAGTAA